In Miscanthus floridulus cultivar M001 chromosome 5, ASM1932011v1, whole genome shotgun sequence, one genomic interval encodes:
- the LOC136450551 gene encoding octanoyltransferase LIP2p, chloroplastic-like — MALLPSPPCSPCHHRAAPAPLPAPTAASARHRRGSLPLAAAGGRSGPTAEPKPRPTPADRRRCECFDLHRQLVPYGEAYCWQKSIVERRKGLLDSGEDHSDTLIALQHPPVYTLGTRSRKEYLHFDMEDAPFEVHRNDRGGEVTYHGPGQLVMYPIMNLGYHKKDLDWYFRSLEEVIIRALKSAFSIKATRVEGLTGVWVGNQKVAAIGIHGSRMIVYHGLALNVTTDLAPFEMIDPCGIKDRGVGSVKNILQKASGAREIDDASLMDIAYDSMTKEFAELFQLSLDISPDCSFQ; from the exons ATGGCCCTGCTGCCGTCGCCCCCCTGCTCCCCGTGCCACCACCGGGCCGCGCCCGCGCCCTTGCCGGCGCCCACGGCCGCCTCAGCGCGCCACCGGAGGGGAAGCCTGCCCCTCGCTGCAGCCGGCGGCCGCTCCGGCCCTACCGCCGAGCCGAAGCCCCGTCCCACCCCCGCCGACAGGAGGAG GTGCGAATGCTTTGACCTCCATCGGCAGTTAGTTCCTTATGGGGAAGCTTACTGTTGGCAGAAGTCCATTGTTGAGAGGAGGAAAGGGTTGCTAGACAGCGGCGAAGACCACTCTGACACCTTGATTGCTTTGCAACATCCACCGGTGTATACGTTGGGCACTAGAAGCAGGAAGGAATACCTCCATTTCGACATGGAAGATGCTCCTTTTGAGGTTCACCGTAATGATCGTGGTGGGGAAGTGACGTACCATGGCCCTGGACAG CTTGTCATGTACCCGATTATGAATTTGGGGTACCACAAAAAGGATCTTGACTGGTACTTTAGGTCACTTGAAGAAGTGATCATCCGTGCACTGAAATCCGCCTTCTCTATCAAGGCAACAAGAGTAGAAGGTCTCACTGGTGTTTGGGTTG GGAACCAGAAAGTTGCCGCGATAGGGATTCATGGTTCCCGGATGATAGTTTATCATGGTCTAGCACTAAACGTCACAACTGACCTAGCCCCGTTTGAAATGATTGATCCTTGTGGCATCAAGGACCGTGGCGTGGGCAGCGTCAAGAACATACTACAGAAGGCATCTGGTGCAAGAGAAATCGATGATGCATCACTGATGGATATAGCATATGATTCCATGACCAAAGAGTTTGCTGAACTTTTCCAACTCAGTTTGGACATCAGCCCTGATTGCAGTTTTCAGTGA
- the LOC136455180 gene encoding uncharacterized protein, with protein sequence MVSYLLGSAWVAAVDHQLHDHDKFLLDIRDRLVLAQDTMREIHDKKRRFVQFAVGDWVLLRLHHHTAVGITLAASSKLGPRFFGPYQIVERLGVVAYRLCLPPKARIHDVFHVVLLKKYEGDPLGDIVPLPSMLHGRVIPTPAAVMRARLNQGH encoded by the coding sequence ATGGTTTCCTATCTTCTTGGGTCGGCTTGGGTGGCTGCTGTTGATCACCAGCTTCATGACCACGATAAGTTCCTGCTGGATATCCGTGATCGTTTGGTATTGGCTCAGGACACTATGCGGGAAATCCATGACAAGAAGCGCCGGTTTGTGCAGTTTGCTGTAGGTGACTGGGTGCTGCTCCGCCTTCATCACCACACAGCTGTTGGTATTACTCTGGCGGCCTCCTCCAAGCTAGGGCCACGGTTCTTTGGACCCTATCAGATTGTTGAGCGCTTGGGCGTCGTGGCTTATCGTCTATGTCTTCCACCGAAGGCTCGTATTCATGATGTCTTTCATGTGGTGCTGCTGAAGAAGTATGAAGGGGACCCTCTAGGCGACATTGTTCCTCTTCCATCCATGCTTCATGGGCGTGTCATTCCTACTCCAGCTGCTGTGATGCGTGCTCGCTTGAACCAGGGTCACTAG